In Streptomyces sp. NBC_00091, the following proteins share a genomic window:
- a CDS encoding response regulator transcription factor, with product MIRVLLADDQLLVRAGFRALLDAQPGITVAGEAADGEEAVRLARELRPDVVLMDIRMPLLDGLAATRAITADASLAAVRVVMLTTFELDEYVFEAIRAGASGFLVKDTEPEELLRAVRAVVDGDALLSPGVTRRLIAEFAARSRQPAPAAGLERLTGREREVMALVGMGLSNEEIARRLVVSPLTAKTHVSRTMVKLGARDRAQLVVLAYESGLVRPGWLG from the coding sequence GTGATCCGCGTGCTGCTCGCCGACGACCAGCTCCTCGTCCGGGCGGGGTTCCGCGCGCTCCTCGACGCGCAGCCCGGCATCACGGTGGCCGGCGAGGCCGCCGACGGGGAGGAGGCCGTCCGGCTGGCCCGCGAACTGCGCCCCGACGTGGTCCTCATGGACATCCGGATGCCGCTCCTCGACGGTCTCGCCGCCACCCGCGCGATCACCGCCGACGCGTCCCTGGCCGCCGTCAGGGTGGTGATGCTCACCACCTTCGAACTCGACGAGTACGTCTTCGAGGCGATCCGCGCCGGAGCCTCCGGCTTCCTGGTCAAGGACACCGAGCCCGAGGAACTGCTGCGCGCGGTACGGGCGGTGGTCGACGGGGACGCGCTGCTGTCGCCGGGGGTGACCCGCCGCCTGATCGCGGAGTTCGCCGCCCGCTCCCGGCAACCGGCCCCGGCCGCGGGCCTGGAGCGGCTCACCGGCCGCGAGCGCGAGGTCATGGCCCTGGTCGGCATGGGCCTGTCGAACGAGGAGATCGCCCGCCGCCTCGTCGTCAGCCCCCTCACCGCGAAGACCCACGTCAGCCGCACGATGGTCAAGCTCGGCGCCCGCGACCGCGCCCAGCTGGTCGTCCTGGCCTACGAGTCGGGCCTGGTCCGCCCCGGCTGGCTCGGCTGA
- a CDS encoding SHOCT domain-containing protein codes for MATLNTLTTLAYDGPGPWILFFPLIWAAVVVTVVTVLRRTVWRGGRRGPWQARGAAYGAGSPIAVLGRRFASGEIDEDEYWRRLSVLDEQFGRSLKDGAA; via the coding sequence ATGGCCACCCTCAACACCCTCACCACCCTCGCGTACGACGGGCCCGGCCCGTGGATCCTGTTCTTCCCCCTGATCTGGGCGGCGGTCGTGGTCACGGTCGTCACCGTGCTGCGCCGCACCGTGTGGCGAGGCGGCCGCCGCGGGCCGTGGCAGGCCCGGGGGGCCGCGTACGGCGCCGGCTCGCCGATCGCGGTCCTGGGACGCCGCTTCGCCTCCGGCGAGATCGACGAGGACGAGTACTGGCGCCGGCTGTCCGTCCTGGACGAGCAGTTCGGCCGCTCCCTCAAGGACGGTGCCGCCTGA